The following nucleotide sequence is from Acyrthosiphon pisum isolate AL4f chromosome A2, pea_aphid_22Mar2018_4r6ur, whole genome shotgun sequence.
tataggtatacattttttaggtacctaaaacacttttaaataaaaatacctttatagataattcaatgtttttaatgtttagaattttagaaGACAATTTGTATGGTAAGGATTTTAggtcaataactaataatatcataacttataaattataaaagttatattgataatatatagttatgataTTAATTGTACACAGAACTACAGAAGATAAAATTAACAGATAAAAAACATTCAAGGACGAAGGtacattgaaaattattggcCACACCGACACTGacaattggggggggggggggctgaagtTCAGGTCTATACTTGAAATTCTTtatgatgtttttaaattagagtagttaaatcattagtttttgtGGGGCTATAGAAACTCTAAGGGGGGCTAAAGCCTCCAGCCACCTTTATTTGCGCGTATGCGTATATACTGAATCACGGACTTGGTGAAACCTATACTGCGCCTGAAGGAAAAGCTTAGGTGTACACTCGATAACCGATAAGGTAAACAGACGTTGTCCCTGCAGtcagttatgacttatgaagaTATAGGACATTTGGCCCCGCGGGAGTTATAGGATACGCGTTATTTAGcattatataggttaggtaattgtaggtaatattttataatattttaaaaaatgtataacttattcAAATAAGTTGTtctaatagaaattaaaaaatattggaaacacatgtacctattaatacgattttttttatcagcgtTGAAGTTCTAACGTTGGCAAAAATcgtcaaaattacaaaaatttacaaattatttaatagggctttaatttaataacaagttTTTCCTAAGTGGTACTTACTGATtcccaacaattttaaaaatatataagcacaattatttttatagctatttGAAGTACaatttttgacgaaattagatattttaaatacagagtacctactacctacctaacgattttatttattttactaaaaaatattattcgtgaatatctgaaatatttacataatataatattactactttTACTGAGTGGCGTGCTCAGGGGGGGAGGTTAGGGGTTATATCCTCCCcctattgtctttttttgccGTCCTACAGAAAACCGCTTATTGCAGCTGTttagtcattaatttttttattaattattaattttattcgttgagtcaacaagcttgaaatttaatatattctttCAATAGTAgtcgaaaaatatataaatacagtcacaattttttttataagcatttagttcgaatttcgaccaattatgaaaaaatcacgaaaatgtgcaaattattttgagttagaaattcataaaaagttttatttttatatctgactatctaaaatttattattttaatacaagattcctcataagtttgtctatctttatataaaaaaaaaaacgtttaccggaaagtcaaattaaatttttatgagcgtttgaagttcaaattttaacaccattggatattcaatcgatttctcatttagcgattttcttatattatattttttttatatatattattatataacaatacatttttatttgtttggtcaaaaagcatgaaaatataatacatggcacctaatatatttttacaatagcagttgaaaaatattaaaaatatatatgcacaattttttaataaatatttaaagttttaatttcaacaaaatttatcaaacttgaaatttaaaatgcaggtaagtggatgtcattCTGCTgtatatactccggcccacgagagaagtaacccgTTTAGCGCATGCTGACTGGCGGAATTCCCCCACTTAGTGCCTTTCACTGTATGTCAAATACGTGGAGATGAGCGAATTCGGACGAGATTTGGTCGGGACAcgggttacttctctcgtgggccggagtatagtaggttacaagtgggtcaatgtataacggattgtattaaacttgaattgaatgatatatgataatttgtatccaggataaaaaattcataaaaaccattgtaaaaccattaggtTCTAAAATGatatagtagttaaaaatgtacttatatatattaataacaacaatataaatataatatacagtatcctaggctgccaaaccgcctctgctcagaaccgttttttgcacacatgatataatatatcattgaatttaaatttacagccATCCACTtatagcctactgtacagcagagcttCCACGTAACCGCTttcttttgattattttaaaaaaaaaatggtgtccccccccatttaaaattcctgggcacgccactgctTTTACTGTACTTATACAAATGTACACAATgccatttttacaatattcagATTATTTTTAAGGTAGGTCGTTTATTTATACCATGAACCTCTTTACACCGTTCCACGGTAAGTCTTAATTGACTctaagttaaaaacaataatatatgatataggtaattaatagttatatattatattattattatatacctacctacttatatactacctgtacctataggctatgaTAAATGTAACGTTTTcggaaaaaataattcaacctaCGAAGGCTACGatattgttaattgtaaaataatgtactattatagcaatgtaaaataaatgcataatcaattatacttagtaatataatatataaacaaatcgttattatttattttcatattaaactAAAGGGTAATTTTgtgtaacttattattttttttttaaattgataatttattgtcccaaagatatttttatcattattattttgactttaaaaaattgaaataatatatttttgaaaaaccaaTAATGCACTGTTCAAGTCATagttattaaaacattgttatgttataaaaatgtcttctcatattttgaaatgcataatcaattatacttagtaatatatataggttgACAGACAgttgaatcgtttttcgtatgcaatgatttatcattgaattcaaatttaacacatcctcATTAATACTAATTGATGAGGCACCCCTGCTGTATCTACAGAAGAGTGGTTTTAAATAGTGAGCTATGCTTGCCCACtttaaaaatttctatttatgtacgtatcaacaaaattacaaaaatcgaAGAAGATGTGTAAACTGCAATGCGCCAATGCCATATTTTATAACGTGTATAGTTCGaacttatacctaggtatacaatatttagtaTAGCCTATTTAAGCTGTACCTATACGCCTGTACCTACGTAGTCACGTAGGAATGTAGGATCatatgtaagtataggtaccgtAGAAAcggtaaacttaaaatatagctGCAGTATAGCTTCAAAACGAAGTCTGTGCAATGGTTTCAGATTGTACCATCGTCCTTAGTTCGGTAAGAATGTAAGACTTACACAGTATTATATCTTCTAACAATGTAATTTCTCTAGAGCGTGGTAAATCACAGTTGTTCGGTCaggattttgaaaatattttttgagatgATTTTGGATTTGGAATTTTCCCAGAACCTACtaactgtaataaaataaactaaacttCTCTAAAACGTTAACCGGCCGTCTGCAGTCgtgtaatagccaataggaatattatgtaatactttttaataaatattaaacgatgGTTAATCATAGCAATtccaaaattcaatatttagttttaagtcGCGACGCATTTGACCACTTTCACTCGACAATATAACATCACGTGCAAGTGGATGACCCgtcaaagtaggtacctatataataatataacgaccaacaaataacaataggtatatagtgACTATAGGCCGCGGCATTATAGGTGCGCCGCCCGGATTGTGCTCGGCGGCGGAACATAAATCGAAAAATTCAAGCCCGGCCGTGACTCGCGGTGACGCAACCGGTGAAGACGAGTGTGGTGGTTGCCCCTCTGCCGTGTAGAGAGCGCCGCGGCCGCACGCACACTTTTTTCTGGAATTCGAAAACGCGAATTTTACAAGATTTCACCTGTGCCGCCGCGACGCGCCGACGAGGACGACTGCACGTCCGCACGTCTGCAGTTCTAGTTCCGCCGCGGCCGACTGCGCTCATTTGAATAGTGGCGGCTGATCTCTCCGTAGTCGTACGCGGAACATTGCTCGTCCGGTTCCAAACTAGAACTCTTCATACGTCAACATAAATCGTAGCAACGATCCACACAACTTGGGCACCTACTTACATCGTAAGAGATGAACAAAATGCTGACTTTTACGAGGGCCCTGAGCCGCCGGAGCGCGTTTTTGCTCTCCGACTCGGCCGCTGTTCGCGAAAATTGCTTTCGGTAAGTCGGTGCCCTGTGAGATCTGTATGATTTAAAGATCGcataatccatattatattattataaataaatttaaaaaaaaattcatcatgtCTCAGGTCTATGAGTACAGTTCGCGCGCCTCCAGTCCCCCCTGTCATAACTGGTACGGCCGTCAGCAAAGACGAGACCAGGGATTTCATGGCAGTGTTCCCAGACGTTGTCAGGGATCTGACGGACACCGGCCGTAACTTGGACGTGCCCGATGTTACCAAGTGGCTTGCAAAGGTATGTAACTATGATTTTGTGTAGCAGCTATGTATTCAActttttgtgttattatagCTGTTGCAATACAATGTGCCTGGAGGTAAGAAAAACCGAGGATTGGCGTTGGTATTGTCATACAAAATGCTATCCTCGCCTGCTGATCAGACCGATGAAAATATTAGATTGTCTTACATACTGGGATGGTGTGTGGAAATTGTAAGTCGTTTTGAGTTGTAACTTGAAGGAAACACTACTACTGACAAACCAATAAATAAGTTCATCTCTTTTTTTGGACTCtcttaacttaaatataatttataaatgttgattacAAATTGCAAATTGATTTAAGACTTAAAGTTCAttcataagtaaattatatggCAATAAAGTTATGAAAGTTAAACTTGGAATACTCAGAAAATActgttatctaaaaaataactttccattaataagttttattttaaagatacctacataatattgtttaaatttatagaatGTAAAATTCAATATGCTATTTTCTTAAATTCAAGTTTCAATGTTATAATGTAACATTATCCCAAATACAAATGATAAATTTTACAAAAGAATTGGTAGACTAGTAGACCATAACAAtgtttcattaattatataagatttGTCTTGGAATTtctcctaataaatattttttaatcttgttactaattaattttattaagtagaaatttattgaattttataatttttaaatttattgatttgattaattggcaattaattatagtaaaaattataattcaatattcatgaatggtttaataaaatgtatagttttgtatatatatgttcattataatttataaataatataattattattaataacaggACACCATAATAAGCcattattgattacattttttaccttTGATGaatcaatttattacattataaattataactgtagattatttattaagattgatacattttttcccCACATTCAGATGATTTAACCGtgtaaaaattacgtttttattaggtacattgcTAGTTAATTTATACacctattatttgttattatccATTAAAGTCAtgcaaagtaaaattaataatattatttagaactaatttttgttaatataatataatataaatataatgttggtaataattttatttttaaataatatgctataatttaagataataatatgaatatattttttaattgtgtgtGTCATTAGTTGACATGATTAAGtgcaacagttataatataggtattaggtataatatattattaattatattatgatattataatttctattgaaATTTgtgtcaatttaaaaatatttcattgcactattttttttttttttttttggaatttaaagTACTTTAATCGCTTgtgaacttaattttaattattcattgtttGTTAGtggtattatgaatataaatgtatttattgaagTATTTAGGACTacctaattgtataatattaccttaattaGGAACTTGTGTGCAATACAGTGTAGATGGgaaaccaataaataattacttacatatgtataataatatgttcatttttttagctGCAAGCCTATCAATTAGTGTTAGATGACATAATGGATAACGCTATAACTAGACGAGGACGTCCATGTTGGTATAGGCATAATGATATTGGTCTAATGGCAGTGAACGATGGTGTTCTCCTCGAGCAGTCCATTTACCAGTTGATTAAAAAGTACTTCAAGGATAAGCCTTACTATACACATATTCTGGAGCTGTTCTATGacgtatgaaataataaaaaaattatttatattaatttcaatgttgCTTAAATTACACAATTTAAGGCCGTTTTTAGGATATTTAAGGGTCCTGGGAAAATTTGTACACGTCTTATTTATGTTACTAAATCAATAtccatatttcattttttttttttactatttatattgcGGCCTTAAATGTAATTAACCAACATAGATCCAAGGGCCGAGCTTGCCTCGACTACTGCTCTGATACGATTTAATAATTAGGTTACAATGAAAACTTCGATGGGTCAGTGTCTTGATATGTTAACTGCGAATAGCTTCAAgtcaaaaaaacttgaaaaatatacCATGGAAAATTACACAGCTATTGTGAAATATAAGACTgcttattattcatttttcctTCCAGTGTGTCTCGCGATGCGCATGGTAAGCAcaacatatttatgattacaTACTTTGGATTTtacttagtaaaataatattgcagaCAAACATCAATGACCCAGAAATTTTTAGACAAGCAAAGACCATATTGCTTGAAATGGGACACTTCTTCCAAGttcaagtatataaataattaaattagtatattaatcaatacaaattatttaagtaaataaaattttttttttaggatgaCTTTTTAGACTGTTATGGAGATCCAGATGTCATGGGAAAAATTGGCACAGACATAGAAGATGGCAAATGTTCATGGTTAGCTGTAGTGGCTTTGCAAAAAGTCAATTCtgaacaaaagaaaattatggaggtaacacaatattatattactcaatTATTGAATGCTTTGAATGTTTAACGTATTGAGTATTGTATTAGGATAATTATGGTATTGACAATCCAGCCAATGTTGCAGTCATCAAAGATTTGTATGCACAGTTGAAATTACCAGACACATTTCATCTCTACGAAGaagaaagttataaattaatatgtactcATATTCAACAGTTGTCACGTGGTTTGTCACAAGACatgtttttcaaattcttggAAAAGATTTACAAGAGAACactctaataattttaaatttttactaaaatgcaTAAATGGGCATTTacgtatatgaaataatataattattattatttattagttttagctTAACAGTAAACaaatcgttattatatattttcatgttaAACTTAAGGGTAATTTTgtgtaacttattattatttttttaaattgataatttattgtcccaaagatatttttatcattattattttaactttaaaaaattaaaaaataatatatttttgaaaaaccaaTAATGCACTGTTCAAGTCAtagttataaaaacattgttatgttataaaaatgtcttctcatattttgaaatgttatatgatgttaaagttattttatacttgaatgaTCTATTATTGTAcagctattaatttatttttttttactctagtATACAATTGTTCATAGCTttaatacgattatattatttttggaattaataaataagaataagaataaCTGTTAAATGTTGAACAtatcaaatttagaattttataaaataccttaataaatttatctcaaaaattttagttatttgtttatacaaaattttGATTGCGGTACTTGCACatgcaacttttttttttgtattacagttgaaaattcaaatatatataaaaaaaaaaacataaactattcaAAGAATGTTTATGTATTCTACATAACATGTTGTCTTTTACTCTCACTAGGAACATAACAAATATTAGTAAGTTTAGGCGATAAACTGTTGAATAACCATGTAGATAAGACGTTATAGGACATTAATTGGCGGAAGAAAATTTCCCTCTGCTATTGAGTGCaacttgaataatataatttgctaatttgcattCACACTGCATACAATCCAAAATTTATAAGagcattaattgtatattgtacttGCACGGTTGCACGTATTACTTTAATGAATATtgcttgtatatttttatttgcctACAATTAAAACCATAGATTTAAGTgcaatttagtaaaaaatatagtgttgagaatataattttaatatattatagtcatattttattattacattatttaacacACAATTTTGAACTatcttctatttataaatattgttaaagtaAAATCTacagataaataatttacaatatttggtataacagtataaaataccaaatgtatatttaattatttaatatatattccaTATTTACTTCTTATAACCTAAGACATTTTTTGACAATATGACAATGCGAAAACCCAATAATCTTACAATCTGTTAACAATGTTGAATAACTCAAATGTGATCGTGGAggcaatagaaaaaaaaatgaagaaaacaaaaaaataaaacctcttaaaaataataaaaatgtaacataaattataaataacattttacaaactCATTGTGTTGCGGTTATTCATATAGAATTGATGTCCTGATACAACAAGCGTAAATATGTAGAGACAGGCAGCAATCCAACAGTTATAtgcattctgaaaaaaaaaatgaaaaggttATCAACTGCTTACATTGTACGTTGATCacaaaacaattacaaaaacttAGACAATTCAatagtttgttaaaatatgGTGAATAAggtcattataaatttaaatatattataacaacaataatgttatattcaaGTTAAGTTTAGCCACTCTTGTGCATGCTTACAGAGGAagcccagaaaaaaaaaaatatatatattaaaatatttcttttagattagatttagtaggtatacattagtATTTGATTACAATTTTGTGAAACATatacaagaaatatttttttcccttgtacaagtattttaatttatgtggtCACCGcctttatttaacttaaaaatttaactataagaTAAGAACTGCATATTAACCCATTGATGACTGTCAACACTAAACGAACTAAATTATGTTCACtcaaataatacaacaaataaagcttgaaaatgtatccATAATGAATTTCCAGTAACAAAAACTCTCACTTTACATTCATTATACAACcatgtcatattttaataaaacaaattataaaagagAATtgcaaatttcaatatttttaacagtgattttagattctgagtggaatgatgaatgtattgattttacaatgatgtgtgttttttttttttttttgtgtgtctgtgtacacgataagtagtcgaaataatgcttcgattatcaactttagtatcttgttcgattggaaagtgaatatcgttggtgcattggagaggtcaaaatttaaaattcccagtaattttcaaaagcgccgtaaaaaacaaaagaaaaattaaggaaaaacaggaattatTACGCAAgagatttttcacaaaattgaatttggtttttggtgtaactataaaacaaatgaccgtagatacatgaaattttcaatggttgtttatatttctattttctatagacgataaaattttcaaaatattttgatttattttgaactgttaagagacattttcattttccattttttttttagttttttttctaatagtatcaatatttgttgattaaaaaagcttgaaaatttaatggaaggctccaagtatattgtttcaaaggtagatgaaaaatattaaaaatccttagtcacagtttttttttataagcatttaaagttcaaaaattgacaaaatatggaaaaatcacgaaaattagcaaattattgagttaagaattcgtaaaaatttttctttttaaatataagattttaaaatgtaatacaagattccttataagattatctacctttatcaacaaaaaatatctaaaagaaagtcaaattaaattttttatgatcgtttgaaattcaaatttttacaacattggatattcactcgatttcctCATCTAGCCGATTTNNNNNNNNNNNNNNNNNNNNNNNNNNNNNNNNNNNNNNNNNNNNNNNNNNaaatttatcaaattttaatttgaataattattttgtagttaaaaatttatacaatgttcaacttttgtatctaagaattgaaaatttaaaacaagattccacgtaagtaattaattctgttaccaaaaaatctaaaaaatacatttacgcagtttatttttatagtcattttaagtacaaatttggacgaaattacatattaaaaatctagaataactattttagttattttgttgtgattgtataatattattcttgggtatacttgaaacttctaaagtatactattatatattatctatgatagtatcacggtttgttgttgatgtacaacgcgttataagtacctaatagatattattatgatatgaataatttggaatttattataggtacctattataagtcaattttttttaaatgctattgactataatataatattatgtcttatacctagactgacataccgtctccgctcagaattgtttttcttatataatgatattatatcattgaattcaaatttaataccatccattatacagtgacccacttgtaacctactgtacagcagtgcgaaatccacttacccaccttttttaaaaatatgtttcatgtttgttttattttactttggttgttcttttttaccgattacggGTACTGAGCATACACAAGTATTGTGAAAACAATACGATAACAAACAACAAAGCAACATTTTGATTtgctcaaatttaaatttaattttaagattcttacatgattttaatataaatttaacaaactaTAACTAAGtacaggtaaataaatatatcatttaaacaACCATCCTCTTAAGAGTATATTTGCatgcattttttaaagaatagttataaataaacctATCATCCTATACCcaatcataaattaatgtttaattaccaAACCAAACTATGATTAAATATACcgttttttaaatacacatgtattctgaatgattttattttgtaagattTATTTCTGTACAAATATTCCAAAGGtctatgtgtttattattttttttccaatttagagttaaaatatattttaatgaaggcacaaaaaaaataataaatatgatttaataaaacaggtacttcaaattaaaattgtatatttattttacatttttacctaaaCATGTtaaagaggctgtcagcgcactattcgttttctctctctggcccacgcgcaacatacacaaaaacacatttatgcaaaatcattttttatatgcaaataaataatcttagagtaaaatcaccttttacaaaaaagatagagaataatatttttgagggaatgacatatcgattttatattttattattatttgactttgtattcgactttcaaaataaataaaaaactgttgtaaatttaaagcatgtttaaattgttttgagacaatatttagacaaatcgatatgtcattccctcaaaagtattattctctatcttttttgtcatgggtgactttactctaagattactttaacacatagaaaaaatgattttgcgtaaatgcattttgtctgttgtgtgtgagccagagagagaaaacaaatagttcgCTGACAGCCACTtgagcaaaaaaaatataacatttataactggAGGAATTTTGAGGTTCTAATAACCTACACCAGGAGCAACCCAGAACGAAACAccaaaaacttttattaaaacatttaaggaATTTTTAATTCTGCCCAAGACtttttaggtaattttgtaTCTGTTATAATGTATGCTAattaaaaagatttatttaaatttacggTGCAAGTGTACAACCAATTGTAGGAAAATCCCACCCATTTTTAAGACCAGGTGTGGTCTAGTGTTGGACACTATAAGAGTCACTACCCCAGTAGTTAACAGTGTGCTACATgcaaactacaaaaataatttcagattttgcatagtaacaaatattttagtgaCGGCATTATTATAGTGTCATTGTTACTCCTCACCAGAGAATACATTTTGTCGGCGGTGCTGTAGAAATCTTGTGCATCGGTAAACTTGTGTTCCTCGGAGATGTTCAAGTCTTCAATGAGCGCTACACTCCGTATGTAATAGAAGAATCCCATCATGACCTGGGCAAAGACAATTGTTACagacttagaaataatattaacatcggTTATAGCCGACCGACAAAAAAACAGTTTACTCACCAATTGGATTATTCCCCAAATGCTGATAATGATCCCGCACAGGGACAGTTTAGGTCCGCAGAATTTCATGGCGTTCGATTTAAGAGAGAGATTTTGTAGTtttcaatcaaattaaaatccgacggtataaaataaaataatgtcgaCAATTCGAGATTGGAGAGTACCTTGAAAGtggtttataattattgtaatcttGATTCATGAGTCTATCCGCccaattttttttagcaaaataTTAACTTCTTGATA
It contains:
- the LOC100575109 gene encoding ribonuclease kappa-B; the protein is MKFCGPKLSLCGIIISIWGIIQLVMMGFFYYIRSVALIEDLNISEEHKFTDAQDFYSTADKMYSLNAYNCWIAACLYIFTLVVSGHQFYMNNRNTMSL
- the Ipps gene encoding mitochondrial isoprenyl diphosphate synthase codes for the protein MNKMLTFTRALSRRSAFLLSDSAAVRENCFRSMSTVRAPPVPPVITGTAVSKDETRDFMAVFPDVVRDLTDTGRNLDVPDVTKWLAKLLQYNVPGGKKNRGLALVLSYKMLSSPADQTDENIRLSYILGWCVEILQAYQLVLDDIMDNAITRRGRPCWYRHNDIGLMAVNDGVLLEQSIYQLIKKYFKDKPYYTHILELFYDVTMKTSMGQCLDMLTANSFKSKKLEKYTMENYTAIVKYKTAYYSFFLPVCLAMRMTNINDPEIFRQAKTILLEMGHFFQVQDDFLDCYGDPDVMGKIGTDIEDGKCSWLAVVALQKVNSEQKKIMEDNYGIDNPANVAVIKDLYAQLKLPDTFHLYEEESYKLICTHIQQLSRGLSQDMFFKFLEKIYKRTL